From Nitratidesulfovibrio vulgaris str. Hildenborough, a single genomic window includes:
- the fcl gene encoding GDP-L-fucose synthase — protein MEKNDKIYVAGHRGLVGGAIVRNLRSRGFGNLLMRSSAELDLRCQRAVEDFFAAERPDYVFLAAAKVGGILANDTYPADFIRDNLQMEVNVIDAAHRAGVRKLCFLGSSCIYPKFAPQPMKEEHLLTGELEPTNEWYAVAKIAGIKMCQAYRRQYGFNAIAVMPTNLYGPGDNFDLSGSHVLPALLRKFHEAKQAGEPEVVVWGTGTPRREFLHVDDMADACVHLMEVYEGENIVNVGVGEDVTIAELAGLVGQVVGYTGRIVYDASKPDGTPRKLLDVTRLAATGWRAHIGLAEGITSTYAWYLEHLGGRASAGGQTVHGGA, from the coding sequence ATGGAGAAGAACGACAAGATTTACGTTGCGGGCCACCGCGGACTTGTGGGCGGGGCCATCGTCCGCAACTTGCGCTCGCGGGGCTTCGGCAACCTGCTCATGCGCAGTAGTGCAGAGCTTGACTTGCGGTGTCAGCGGGCTGTCGAGGACTTCTTCGCCGCGGAGAGGCCAGACTACGTGTTCCTCGCCGCCGCCAAGGTCGGGGGCATTCTCGCCAACGACACCTATCCGGCTGACTTCATACGCGACAACCTCCAGATGGAGGTGAACGTCATCGACGCGGCCCATCGTGCAGGAGTCCGCAAACTCTGTTTCCTGGGGTCGTCGTGCATCTACCCCAAGTTCGCGCCGCAGCCCATGAAAGAGGAACACCTGCTCACGGGCGAACTTGAGCCGACCAACGAGTGGTATGCCGTGGCAAAGATAGCGGGCATCAAGATGTGTCAGGCATACCGCCGCCAGTATGGCTTCAACGCCATCGCGGTCATGCCGACCAACCTGTACGGCCCGGGTGACAATTTCGACCTTTCCGGTTCGCACGTGCTGCCCGCGCTGTTGCGGAAGTTCCACGAGGCGAAGCAGGCGGGGGAACCCGAGGTCGTGGTGTGGGGGACGGGGACGCCGCGTCGCGAATTCCTGCATGTCGACGACATGGCGGATGCCTGCGTCCATCTCATGGAGGTGTACGAGGGCGAGAACATCGTCAACGTCGGGGTGGGCGAGGATGTCACCATCGCGGAGTTGGCGGGCCTTGTCGGACAGGTGGTGGGCTACACCGGACGCATCGTCTATGATGCTTCAAAGCCGGACGGGACACCGCGCAAGCTGCTGGACGTGACACGACTTGCGGCCACAGGCTGGCGGGCGCACATCGGGCTTGCAGAAGGTATCACCTCCACCTATGCGTGGTATCTTGAGCATCTCGGCGGACGCGCTTCTGCTGGCGGGCAGACTGTCCACGGCGGGGCATAG
- a CDS encoding NYN domain-containing protein, with protein MRLAVLIDADNAKADAISDLLAEVSKFGVATVKRAYGDWTTTNLQGWKKQLHKYAIQPMQQFSYTRGKNSTDASMIIDGMDLLYTGNFDGFCIVSSDCDFTRLATRFREAGLSVYGFGEKKTPEPFVAACDRFIFTEILGKGETQEKPAATGKADESAASKELLKLLRKAVAAVSGEDGWASLSNLGSHISKIRPSFDSRNYGYSKLSTLVKNLDIFETRMVPSADKLHTDVFLRLKDGK; from the coding sequence ATGCGACTCGCCGTTCTCATCGATGCCGACAACGCCAAGGCCGACGCCATATCCGACCTGCTTGCCGAAGTCTCGAAGTTCGGAGTGGCTACCGTCAAGCGCGCCTACGGCGACTGGACCACCACCAACCTGCAAGGCTGGAAGAAGCAGCTGCACAAGTATGCCATACAGCCCATGCAGCAGTTCAGCTACACACGCGGCAAGAACTCCACCGACGCATCCATGATCATCGACGGCATGGACCTTCTGTACACTGGCAATTTCGATGGGTTCTGCATCGTCTCATCGGATTGCGACTTCACACGCCTTGCGACCCGCTTTCGCGAAGCCGGGCTTTCAGTCTATGGCTTCGGTGAGAAGAAGACACCCGAACCCTTCGTGGCAGCCTGCGACCGCTTCATCTTCACCGAGATACTGGGCAAGGGCGAAACGCAGGAGAAGCCTGCCGCAACGGGCAAGGCGGACGAGTCGGCGGCAAGCAAGGAGTTGCTCAAGCTGTTGCGCAAGGCCGTGGCTGCGGTGTCGGGAGAGGACGGCTGGGCCTCGCTGTCCAACCTCGGTTCGCATATCTCGAAGATACGCCCCTCGTTCGACTCGCGGAACTACGGTTATTCCAAACTCAGTACGCTGGTGAAGAACCTCGACATCTTCGAGACGCGGATGGTGCCCAGTGCCGATAAACTGCACACCGACGTATTCCTGCGCCTGAAGGACGGCAAATAG